TGCATTCCAGCTTTTCACCGAGCTCTGCCATGCCGGCGGCGTCGTAATATTTCATCGGGGCCTGCTTAAAAAACTCTTCGAGTTTCGGCATGCAGATGCGGTCTTGAATCGGCGAGGGATAAAACTCTCCGCTGTCGATCTCCTCAAGCAGTTTGTCGCGCGTGCCGTCGCTGACTTTATAGGAACTGCCGTGTTCATAGGCATACGCGCGTTCGGCGGCGATCCACCGTTTTTTACCGTGAAACATGTGGCAGATCTGAAAACATTGCTGGAAGCGCGAATGCTGCCGTAAAAAATTTGCGAGAATCTCAAAGGTGATGCCGGTGGAGAGATAGGCGCCGATCTGCTTTTTGAACCGTTCGTAATGCGCCGGTTCCATCGTATATTCCGGATAAACGCTGTGAACATATCCGGTATTGTTGAGCACCATCGTAATTTGTTCATGCCGCAGGGCGCGCTGGGCTTTATCCGTCAGTTCCGTGCCGTTGAACCACATGTTTTTGGTGACAATACGCCGGTTGTTCGTCAGCAGCCCGTCGTCCACCATAACAAAATTCTGTGAATGGAGCGGGGTGGCCATCAGGAAAATATCTTCCAGCGGAATGCCGCACACAATGAACAGCGCAGCGGCGTACAGCGCAGCCAGCGAAACACATTCACCGGCGCCGGCACGATAGTTTTTTTTGCGCACAAACGCATTCATCGCCTCCACCGTTTCCGTTTTCCAGTAGGGAATGATATCCGCCGAGTATTTTTCGAGTCCGAAATGCCGGCGGATATCGAGATCAAAATAGTGTTTATCGCCTTCGTAACCGAACAGCGCATTGCTCTGGCTGATGGTTTTCAGATCCATATACGGTGCAAAGCGTTTTAATTCAGTCTCTTTGCTGGTGAGCCCCCACGTATCGAGGTCGAGGTTGAATTCATAATGATCCATGATGAATTGTTTGAGCCGGTCGATTTTCCGGCGCGGACTCATTTTATCGATTTTTTTAAACCACGGATCATTGCGCCATTCCCAGACAGACGGACTCATCAGGTTCGCCAGTACCAGGGCATAAAACAGATCCGGGAAAACAAAAATTTCCATGTCGGAAAGGGTGATGGCGGAAGAGTATTTTTCTAAATTTTCCGGTGTAAATGTTGACATTATTCGTGCGCTCCTGTGAATTTTGCTTTTCCAAACTTACAAAAGCGTATACTAATGACGTTTCAAATCAAAGGATTTGCTATGTCTGATAAAATGGCACTGCCGGAAAACGCTCCCCGCCCGGACGAAGATGTTCTGCTCGATCTCAATTTCGTACCGCAATGGGCAAAAAAAGAGCCGGGGATCAATCACTATGGGATTTCCGACCGCACGGAGCGGGAGCGGTCAGACCGCCGGCCGCGCGAACGCTCCGGCGGGCGCAGTGAACGCCGGCGGGATCGTGACGACCGCCGCGGCAGCCGTCCGCCGCGGCGTGAACGTGAGCGCAACGACGACCGCAGCGAACCGCGTCGCGGGCTGCCTGACCGGCGCGAGCACCGTCCTGAGCGGGTCGAGCTGCCGGTGGACATTAAATTCCTGCCTGACCAGAAGATGCTCGGTTCCATGGTGCGCCAGATTCATCACTCTAAACGCGCGTATCCGCTGGTTGATCTCGCCGGACTGTTCCTGGCCGACACCAAGGGGCATCTGGTCAAGATCGAAGTCCGTTCCGGTTCCGATTATAAATTTTACCAGGGACGTAAGTCGAAGATTGTTGCGACCGGTCGCGAAACACTGCTTAACCAGATTATCAGCGATCACCTCGACACCTTTTTCATCAAGGAAGAACTCGATGTTGAACCGCCGGCCGGTGTATTCCCGATGATCGCCAAAATCGACGACATGCTGATTGGCCCGCCGAATCACCACAGTTATGCTGACCGGCTCGCCGAAATCCACCGCACACGCTATGCCGGTATGCCGTTCGAGCGCTTTAAAGAAAAAGTCCAAACCGTGCGCGAAGAGGAACTCATTGAACGGTGGAAACAGGAAGCCTCGAAAAAAACAGTCTATCGCCTGAAAGACGCGCCGGCAGAAAACGCCAGAGAATTTTCACTCATTCAGGCGGAAGAGTATCTCCGCACCGCCGCTGCCGGTGATGAAATTGAAGAAGTCACGCGCGCCGTCATTCCCTCTGCGCTCGCCCGCAAAATTAAAGATTACAATCTCATTCGCATGATTCGCGAAGCCTGGCAGGCCGAAAGCCGGTTTCCGATCTCACTGTCATTTGCCTTGCGCGCTGCTTTCCGGCACCTGCACCTTTATATGTTTAAAGCCGGCCGGAATATGAACTTTGTCACCGCTGTAAAACCCGATCCGATTGCACCGGATGCAACGGTTGAAAATATCCGCGTCGTGCTCGAATTTCTGGCTGACCATCCCGGCTCAACGCGTGAACAGCTGGTAGAAGAATTGTGCCCCGGCGCAGAAAAAGATTCACCCGCCGCACTCGAAATTCTAAATCCGATCCGCTGGCTTGTGGAGCGCGGGCACCTGATCGAATTTTTTAACGGCACGCTCTCCGTTCCTTCGCGGCGGCGCAGAAGACAGTAGACGCGGCGCCCTCGCCGCGTTCACGAACGCAGGGTACGCGGCGAGGGCGCCGCGTCTACTTTTTTAACCATTCGAGCAGCTCAGCTTTGTTTGCAAACGTTCCCTCAAGCTGTGCATCATACGCTTTTTTCAGCAGCGCACCCATTGCCGGACCGGGAGGAATGCCGCGCGCAATCAGATCGGCGCCGGTAATCCAGCGCGGCGGCAGCACCGGCTCTGCTTTAAAGTTGTCTCGTTCGCGCCGGAGAAATTCATAGTTTCCGAGCATGCGGTGACTGCTTGCGCAATCAAGCCGGTGCAGTTCAAGCTCGAGTTCAAAGGTTTCGGCGCCGATCAGTTTACGCAGCGTGGAGCGGTTCATGTTCTGAACATCTTTGAAACGCATGTGCCGGTCGATGGCAATTACGATGTGCCTGATCTCTTTCGCCGGCAGCCGCAGGCGCCGCAAAATTTCTTCCGCCATGCCGGCGCTGACGTGCTCGTGATTATGAAAACGCCAGCGGTCGGTTTTGAAGGCCGTCGCCGGTTTGCCGACGTCGTGCAGCAGCACGGCATAAGCCAGTTCGCGCGCCGGGTGTTCCGGCATCATATTCAGCATTAAGACGGTGTGTTCAAATACATCGCCTTCGGGATGAAACTCCGGCGGCTGTTCCTGTCCGATCAGCGGCAGAATTTCCGGTATGATAAATTTTATCAAACCGAGTTCAACCAGTTCACGCAGGGCATCCCCGGGGTTCGGGCTTTCGGTGAGCGTGCGCGAAAATTCATTTTCAATCCGCTCCGGACTGATTTTCGCCAGCGCCGGTGCGTGCCGGATTATTGTAGCGCGCGTTTCGGTTTCGATATCAAAACCGAGCGTGAATGCAAACCGCACTGCACGCAGCATGCGCAGATGATCTTCGGCAAAACGCCGGTCCGGTTCGCCGATGGCACGCACGAGTTTATTTTTTAAATCCGCCCGCCCGCCAGTAAAATCAATAACTTCATTTTCCGCCGGATCATAAAACATACCGTTGATGGTAAAATCCCGGCGCTGTGCATCTTCTTCGGCACCGGAAAATTTAATCGACCCGGGACGGCGTCCGTCCTGATATCCGCCGTCGGCGCGGAATGTCGTTACCTCGATTTCGATCCCGTTTTCAACCACAATAATCACGCCGAATGCTTTTCCCACTGCGACGGTTCTCGGGAAGAGCGCTTCAATCTGTTCCGGCAAGGCGTCTGTTGCGATGTCATAATCTTTGGCAGGGCGGCCGAGCAGCATGTCGCGCACCGATCCGCCGGCGAACAGGGCGGCAAAACCGGCGGTGCGAATTGTGTTTAAGATTTTGAGCGCGGTTGTATAAACTGTGTCCATTAAAAAGATAGTGGAGAAATCCGGTGAAAAAGTTAATTCTGTTTTTCTGTTTAATTTCGGCGGCACTTTTCGCGGAGTGGCGGGAACACGCGGACAAGTTTCAGGAAACGGCGCGCGACAGCGGG
This genomic window from Kiritimatiellales bacterium contains:
- a CDS encoding HD domain-containing protein translates to MDTVYTTALKILNTIRTAGFAALFAGGSVRDMLLGRPAKDYDIATDALPEQIEALFPRTVAVGKAFGVIIVVENGIEIEVTTFRADGGYQDGRRPGSIKFSGAEEDAQRRDFTINGMFYDPAENEVIDFTGGRADLKNKLVRAIGEPDRRFAEDHLRMLRAVRFAFTLGFDIETETRATIIRHAPALAKISPERIENEFSRTLTESPNPGDALRELVELGLIKFIIPEILPLIGQEQPPEFHPEGDVFEHTVLMLNMMPEHPARELAYAVLLHDVGKPATAFKTDRWRFHNHEHVSAGMAEEILRRLRLPAKEIRHIVIAIDRHMRFKDVQNMNRSTLRKLIGAETFELELELHRLDCASSHRMLGNYEFLRRERDNFKAEPVLPPRWITGADLIARGIPPGPAMGALLKKAYDAQLEGTFANKAELLEWLKK